The following coding sequences lie in one Nitrososphaerota archaeon genomic window:
- a CDS encoding DUF362 domain-containing protein, with amino-acid sequence MTSKVIVIEGKDPFKIINGLEFFKKPRERKIIIKPNLIIDKPPPTTTPCEIVEVLTKYYIENNYEVIIAEGSGWIDTFQAYKKLGYFKISEKYGVRLIDLNNDNFEILEIPNALFLKKFEIPLTLKNSFIISVPILKEHSITGVTLSLKNMLGATLGEKATIAKKGRFHKKLNESIIDINLYLKPKLAIIDGRIAGIGGELGAIPKELNVIILSNDLVAADAVGASYLGKNPLDIKHIKLAQEIGLGIADLNKIEIVKIK; translated from the coding sequence ATGACATCAAAAGTCATAGTTATTGAAGGAAAAGATCCTTTTAAAATAATAAATGGATTAGAATTCTTTAAAAAACCACGTGAAAGAAAAATTATTATTAAACCAAATTTGATAATAGATAAACCTCCTCCAACAACAACACCATGTGAAATAGTAGAAGTTTTAACAAAATATTATATTGAAAACAATTATGAAGTTATTATTGCTGAAGGTTCTGGTTGGATTGATACTTTTCAAGCTTATAAAAAATTAGGATATTTTAAAATTTCTGAAAAATATGGTGTAAGATTAATTGATCTTAATAATGATAATTTTGAAATTTTAGAAATTCCAAATGCACTTTTTCTTAAAAAATTCGAAATTCCATTAACTCTTAAAAATTCTTTTATTATATCTGTTCCAATTTTAAAAGAACATTCAATAACTGGAGTAACATTATCTTTGAAAAATATGCTGGGTGCAACTTTGGGAGAGAAAGCAACAATAGCTAAAAAAGGAAGATTTCATAAAAAACTTAATGAAAGCATAATCGATATTAATCTTTACCTTAAACCTAAATTGGCTATAATAGATGGAAGAATTGCTGGAATTGGAGGAGAGCTTGGAGCAATACCAAAAGAGCTTAATGTAATAATTCTATCAAATGATTTAGTTGCAGCAGATGCTGTTGGAGCAAGTTATCTTGGTAAAAATCCTCTTGATATTAAGCATATAAAATTAGCTCAAGAAATTGGATTAGGGATAGCTGATTTAAATAAAATAGAAATTGTGAAAATTAAATGA
- a CDS encoding ATP-binding protein has product MESNVIELGRIIRGSINGGIIAYLKNEESIENYPLGSLITIYGDYHKYLALITDVGIESSNQADSLIRPKVSEEFIETAIDVYKERIRNQWLKLALVAQIASEQPKTADTMPSFFSILRNVTEDDIKKFFGIENYKTHWNIGTPKVPKGLEIEIPIDIEKLIELSFAIYGKSGTGKTFLGNLLAGCILAYDLMKEKVEQRIKLLIFDMHSEYALELKDNMGNKIANGIAYIFRDFFLRYTPDEYFAKERGLKQLKINYTKITEADLRMLSSTFGITETFLNHLSRIKTILAKDLKLNDLWIWGLILDIDDEDRLSKTNEGFYLIEEIKKRANVKDLGELREKTCEIINKKIGAPAESSFRSQTTKLRRLLDYPYTIKNEQDTIEEIINNVLDSKGKNITISMGRFEKETPLYMVIANLLARRLREKILEKSSKGETLETKVVIFLEEAHNFLGKEVYRQSPFGEIAREMRKKGVITVVIDQRPSELDPDVIGMVWTNFVFTLTDTEDIKSSLLGSPHPELFRNIVPNLVSREVLIYGEAVRFPVVLKVKDYKIVEPFFNDLVKKINKENLERRKSIEREFL; this is encoded by the coding sequence ATGGAAAGTAATGTTATAGAATTAGGAAGAATTATTCGTGGAAGTATTAATGGAGGAATTATAGCATATTTAAAAAATGAAGAATCTATTGAAAATTATCCTTTAGGCTCGCTTATAACAATTTATGGGGATTATCACAAATATTTAGCTTTAATAACAGATGTTGGAATAGAATCTTCAAATCAAGCTGATAGCTTAATTAGACCTAAAGTTTCAGAAGAATTTATAGAGACTGCAATCGATGTTTATAAAGAAAGGATAAGAAATCAATGGTTAAAACTTGCTTTAGTAGCACAAATAGCAAGTGAGCAGCCAAAAACAGCAGATACAATGCCAAGTTTTTTCTCAATATTAAGAAATGTCACAGAAGATGACATTAAAAAATTTTTTGGTATTGAAAATTATAAAACACATTGGAACATAGGAACACCAAAGGTTCCAAAAGGGTTAGAAATTGAAATACCAATAGATATTGAAAAATTGATTGAACTTAGTTTTGCTATTTATGGTAAATCTGGCACTGGTAAAACTTTTCTCGGCAATCTTTTAGCAGGATGTATTTTAGCTTATGATTTAATGAAAGAAAAAGTTGAGCAAAGAATTAAACTCTTAATATTTGATATGCATTCTGAATATGCTTTGGAACTTAAAGATAATATGGGTAACAAAATAGCAAATGGTATAGCATACATCTTTAGAGATTTCTTTTTAAGATATACTCCTGATGAGTATTTTGCAAAAGAAAGAGGGTTAAAACAACTTAAAATAAATTATACGAAAATCACAGAAGCTGATCTTAGAATGCTTAGTTCAACTTTTGGTATTACTGAAACATTTCTTAATCATTTATCAAGAATTAAAACAATATTAGCAAAAGACCTTAAATTAAATGACCTATGGATATGGGGGCTCATTTTAGATATTGATGATGAAGATAGACTTAGCAAAACTAATGAAGGTTTTTATTTAATTGAAGAAATAAAGAAAAGGGCAAATGTAAAAGACTTAGGTGAACTTAGAGAAAAAACTTGTGAAATTATAAATAAGAAAATCGGAGCACCTGCTGAATCTTCTTTTAGGTCCCAAACTACTAAACTTAGAAGATTATTAGACTATCCATATACTATAAAAAATGAGCAAGATACAATAGAAGAAATAATTAATAATGTTTTGGATAGCAAAGGGAAAAATATAACAATAAGCATGGGTAGATTTGAAAAGGAAACTCCATTATACATGGTGATCGCAAATCTATTAGCAAGAAGACTTAGAGAAAAAATTTTAGAAAAATCAAGTAAAGGGGAAACTTTAGAAACTAAGGTTGTGATATTCCTTGAAGAAGCACATAATTTCTTAGGAAAAGAAGTATATAGACAATCACCATTTGGAGAAATTGCTAGAGAAATGCGAAAAAAGGGTGTAATAACAGTTGTAATAGATCAAAGACCAAGCGAATTAGATCCAGATGTTATAGGCATGGTATGGACAAATTTCGTTTTTACATTAACAGATACAGAAGATATTAAATCTTCGCTTCTAGGCTCTCCCCATCCAGAACTTTTTCGAAATATTGTTCCAAATTTAGTTAGTAGAGAGGTTCTTATATATGGAGAAGCTGTAAGATTTCCAGTAGTATTAAAAGTTAAGGATTATAAGATTGTTGAACCTTTCTTTAATGATTTAGTTAAAAAAATAAATAAAGAAAATTTGGAAAGGAGGAAAAGCATTGAAAGAGAATTCCTTTAA
- a CDS encoding radical SAM protein, which translates to MKDYQRFLTPDFKPFDPLELARITEEIVTRKGPEGIERKYTNFYSVPVYRGIATGYAVGCCLRCIYCWSDWSRDFPDKLGKFYSPKEVALRLFKAAEEGIVYSSYWRKIIPKVNKLRLSGCEPTIGKEHLLAVLGFIKELKYPLFILETNGIILGSDRDYVKKLAEFKDKLYVRVSFKAATPEGFTMRTGALGKYYDLPFKALKYLLDEGIDARAAAMTDPQVMPKEERKLLIQMLDETDPKANYNRTLEEEVIDPYDTTIKRLRAFTDREFAKKLEQELKSVKNI; encoded by the coding sequence ATGAAAGATTATCAAAGATTCTTAACTCCTGATTTTAAACCATTTGATCCTTTAGAATTAGCTAGAATAACTGAAGAAATAGTAACTAGAAAAGGTCCTGAAGGAATTGAAAGAAAATATACAAATTTTTATTCTGTACCAGTATATAGAGGTATTGCTACTGGTTATGCTGTAGGTTGTTGCTTACGTTGTATTTATTGTTGGTCAGATTGGTCAAGAGATTTTCCAGATAAATTAGGGAAGTTTTATTCTCCAAAAGAAGTTGCTTTAAGGCTTTTTAAAGCAGCTGAAGAAGGAATTGTTTATTCTTCTTATTGGAGAAAAATAATTCCAAAAGTAAATAAGCTTCGTTTATCAGGATGTGAACCAACAATAGGAAAAGAACACTTATTAGCAGTTCTTGGGTTTATTAAAGAATTGAAGTACCCTCTTTTCATACTAGAAACAAATGGAATAATATTGGGTTCTGATAGAGATTATGTAAAAAAACTTGCTGAGTTTAAAGATAAACTTTATGTTAGAGTTTCTTTTAAAGCAGCTACACCAGAAGGTTTTACTATGAGAACCGGAGCTTTAGGAAAATATTATGACCTTCCATTTAAAGCATTAAAATATCTTTTAGATGAAGGAATTGATGCTAGAGCTGCAGCAATGACAGACCCGCAAGTAATGCCAAAAGAAGAAAGGAAGCTTTTAATTCAGATGTTAGATGAAACAGATCCTAAAGCAAATTATAATAGAACTTTAGAAGAAGAAGTAATAGATCCTTATGATACAACTATTAAGAGATTAAGAGCTTTTACCGATAGAGAATTTGCAAAAAAGCTTGAACAAGAACTTAAATCTGTGAAGAATATTTAA
- a CDS encoding YIP1 family protein, whose product MELLNLLKNPIEFFENIKDKNWKHAFKFFLIITIILSIITPIVNFLGIESTDLSSAYQAQILAYRILKYTLLHQYEKFVYLIEAFLIFIFSIIILLFSTIFLHLVFKFMSGKGSILNAWKALCYGVGPCIIGGFLPYISLFAAFYSLILQFYIGPRILYQVKESRAIIFLIIILALIFIKFSIKGTTT is encoded by the coding sequence ATGGAATTACTTAATTTATTAAAAAACCCAATAGAATTTTTTGAAAATATTAAAGATAAAAATTGGAAGCATGCTTTTAAATTCTTTTTAATAATCACAATAATCCTTTCTATTATCACGCCAATTGTGAATTTTCTTGGAATTGAAAGTACAGATTTATCTTCTGCATATCAAGCTCAAATTTTAGCTTATAGGATTTTAAAATATACATTACTACATCAATATGAAAAATTTGTATATTTAATTGAAGCTTTCCTGATATTTATTTTTTCTATTATTATATTATTATTTTCAACAATTTTTTTGCATTTAGTCTTTAAATTTATGAGTGGTAAAGGTTCAATATTAAATGCTTGGAAAGCTTTATGTTATGGAGTTGGACCATGTATAATTGGTGGATTTTTGCCATATATATCACTATTTGCAGCCTTTTATTCACTTATTTTACAATTTTACATCGGACCAAGAATTTTATATCAAGTCAAAGAATCAAGAGCAATAATTTTTTTAATTATTATACTTGCTTTAATTTTTATTAAATTCTCTATAAAAGGTACAACTACATGA
- a CDS encoding DNA double-strand break repair nuclease NurA has translation MKWLSGEDKRLTIMRTLDKNFQCIIEKIPNINTINEIKNLYFKFIEYKPINDIEYGSALLPEERIPMKFLDEFSKEDLSIHSNKPLLILIDKGFSIAALDSSVFDSGPHFFVDIILVNVGYWYACYGLNNGGDGSYCKIYPGFLTNAEKKVIIKQTEREALLKISNNINSSNHKKFLFLDESLNLAYTLNFDKESRINLVKALENNIEEAIKANIIPVGVFYTRVADISRGISAIMNKDLQTLGHISDRLLVDTIIEIGARTPCFKVYSKPLLDSNIKLLAFYLKIDNGNILRIEFPEKFKNFIDDIHLAVLAQSILGEGYPLALQRAHELAVLTKDDRKIIESEIARRLKIPIIEKTLSRKEVSKRWPIT, from the coding sequence ATGAAATGGTTAAGTGGAGAAGATAAAAGATTAACGATAATGCGTACATTAGATAAAAATTTTCAATGTATAATTGAAAAAATTCCAAATATTAATACTATAAATGAAATTAAAAATCTTTATTTTAAATTTATAGAGTATAAGCCTATTAATGATATTGAATATGGCTCAGCTCTTCTTCCTGAAGAAAGAATTCCAATGAAATTTTTAGACGAATTCTCAAAAGAAGATTTGAGCATTCATTCAAACAAACCATTATTAATTCTAATTGATAAAGGATTTAGTATAGCAGCTTTAGATTCAAGCGTTTTTGACTCTGGGCCACATTTTTTTGTTGATATCATTCTTGTTAATGTTGGGTATTGGTATGCATGTTATGGATTAAATAATGGAGGAGATGGTTCTTATTGTAAAATATATCCCGGCTTTTTAACAAATGCTGAAAAAAAAGTTATTATAAAACAAACAGAGAGGGAAGCATTATTAAAGATTTCTAATAATATAAATTCAAGTAATCATAAAAAATTTTTATTCCTTGATGAATCATTAAACTTAGCATATACTCTTAATTTTGATAAAGAATCTAGAATTAATCTTGTTAAAGCTTTAGAAAATAATATCGAAGAAGCTATTAAAGCAAATATTATTCCTGTAGGGGTATTTTATACTCGTGTTGCAGATATATCAAGAGGTATATCTGCAATTATGAATAAAGACTTACAAACGCTTGGACATATATCTGATAGATTATTAGTTGATACTATAATTGAAATAGGAGCTAGAACTCCTTGTTTTAAAGTTTATTCTAAACCCTTATTAGACTCAAATATTAAATTACTTGCATTTTATTTAAAAATAGATAATGGAAATATTTTAAGAATTGAATTTCCTGAAAAATTTAAGAATTTTATTGATGATATTCATTTAGCAGTTTTAGCTCAATCAATTTTGGGTGAAGGTTATCCTCTTGCTCTTCAAAGAGCTCATGAATTAGCTGTTTTAACTAAAGATGATAGAAAAATTATTGAATCAGAAATTGCTCGTAGACTTAAAATTCCAATAATTGAAAAAACCCTTTCAAGAAAGGAGGTATCTAAAAGATGGCCGATAACATAA